Proteins co-encoded in one Candidatus Binatia bacterium genomic window:
- a CDS encoding c-type cytochrome, with protein sequence MRVDRRLSLANIARRIATVVVCSSLVPAAAQAASAEERERGGKEVVETVCAVCHSTGVNGAPKIGDRKAWAKLASQSLTSLTGVALKGVRKMPPHGGNPDLSDTEIERAITYMVNQSGGDWIEPVTKLASAAQRGGGEVVQAYCAKCHQTGAMGAPRIGDRAAWIPRLKQGFEFVVRSAIKGHGPMPSRGDVASLTDTEIRAAIAYMINGGIATTTRPSVVPTAGPDPNRQINDGAEKHPGIVRWLRSFWTRIWGNSEIPKQGAENGPMRR encoded by the coding sequence GTGCGCGTGGACCGGCGTCTATCTCTTGCCAACATAGCGAGGCGTATTGCAACGGTAGTGGTTTGTTCTTCCCTCGTGCCGGCCGCAGCGCAAGCGGCGAGCGCAGAAGAGCGTGAGCGCGGCGGCAAGGAAGTCGTGGAGACGGTGTGCGCCGTCTGCCACAGCACAGGCGTGAATGGCGCCCCGAAAATCGGCGATCGGAAAGCATGGGCGAAGCTCGCGTCTCAGAGTCTCACCAGCCTCACTGGAGTCGCGCTCAAGGGTGTCCGCAAAATGCCGCCGCACGGCGGCAATCCCGATCTTAGCGATACCGAAATCGAGCGCGCCATTACCTACATGGTCAACCAGTCGGGCGGCGATTGGATCGAGCCCGTCACCAAGCTCGCCTCTGCTGCCCAGCGCGGCGGCGGGGAGGTCGTGCAGGCGTACTGCGCCAAGTGCCACCAAACCGGCGCAATGGGCGCGCCCAGGATCGGCGACCGGGCTGCCTGGATCCCGCGGCTCAAGCAAGGATTCGAGTTCGTGGTCCGTTCCGCGATCAAGGGGCACGGGCCGATGCCTTCCCGTGGCGATGTGGCCAGCCTTACCGATACTGAAATTCGAGCCGCGATCGCCTATATGATCAACGGAGGCATCGCCACGACGACCAGGCCGTCGGTTGTACCCACTGCAGGACCCGACCCCAATCGTCAGATCAACGACGGGGCGGAAAAACATCCAGGCATTGTGAGGTGGCTGCGGTCGTTTTGGACGCGGATTTGGGGGAATTCCGAGATACCGAAACAAGGGGCTGAAAATGGGCCCATGAGGCGATAA